Proteins encoded together in one Hevea brasiliensis isolate MT/VB/25A 57/8 chromosome 16, ASM3005281v1, whole genome shotgun sequence window:
- the LOC110672371 gene encoding UDP-arabinopyranose mutase 1 — translation MLCFSKMVEPATDTHAATKVVPLLKDELDIVIPTIRNLDFLEMWRPFFQPYHLIIVQDGDPSKTITVPDGFDYELYNRNDINRILGPKASCISFKDSACRCFGYMVSKKKYIFTIDDDCFVAKDPSGKPINALEQHIKNLLSPSTPFFFNTLYDPYREGADFVRGYPFSLREGVHTAVSHGLWLNIPDYDAPTQLVKPLERNTRYVDAVLTIPKGTLFPMCGMNLAFDRELIGPAMYFGLMGDGQPIGRYDDMWAGWCTKVICDHLGLGIKTGLPYIYHSKASNPFVNLRKEYKGIFWQEEIIPFFQAATLPKDCTTVQKCYIELSKQVKEKLSKVDPYFDKLADAMVTWIEAWDELNPSGASA, via the exons ATGCTCTGTTTTTCAAAAATGGTAGAACCTGCAACCGATACTCATGCAGCTACAAAGGTAGTGCCTTTGTTGAAGGATGAGCTTGATATTGTGATTCCCACAATAAGGAACCTCGATTTCTTGGAAATGTGGAGGCCTTTTTTTCAACCTTACCATCTTATCATTGTGCAAGATGGCGATCCTTCAAAGACCATAACTGTCCCTGATGGTTTTGACTATGAGCTATATAATAGGAATGACATTAACAGGATTCTTGGTCCTAAGGCCTCTTGTATCTCCTTCAAGGACTCCGCTTGTCGCTGCTTTGGCTACATGGTTTCCAAGAAGAAGTATATCTTCACTATTGATGATGATTGCTTT GTTGCTAAGGATCCTTCTGGCAAGCCAATCAATGCACTTGAGCAGCACATCAAGAACCTTCTCTCCCCATCGACTCCCTTTTTCTTCAATACCCTTTATGATCCTTACAGAGAAGGTGCAGATTTTGTTCGTGGATACCCTTTCAGCCTTCGTGAGGGTGTCCATACTGCTGTTTCTCATGGCCTATGGCTCAACATCCCTGATTATGATGCACCTACTCAGCTTGTCAAGCCTCTGGAGAGGAACACAAG GTATGTGGATGCTGTTTTGACAATTCCAAAGGGTACCCTGTTCCCTATGTGTGGTATGAATTTGGCATTTGACCGTGAGTTGATTGGCCCTGCAATGTACTTTGGTCTTATGGGTGATGGTCAGCCAATTGGTCGCTATGACGATATGTGGGCTGGCTGGTGCACAAAG GTTATCTGTGACCATTTGGGACTAGGAATCAAGACTGGTCTGCCCTACATCTATCACAGCAAGGCAAGCAACCCATTTGTTAACCTAAGGAAGGAGTACAAGGGCATCTTTTGGCAGGAAGAGATCATTCCATTCTTCCAAGCTGCCACACTTCCCAAAGATTGCACTACTGTTCAAAAGTGCTACATTGAACTGTCCAAGCAGGTTAAGGAAAAGCTTAGCAAGGTTGATCCTTACTTCGATAAGCTTGCAGATGCCATGGTCACTTGGATTGAGGCCTGGGATGAGCTTAACCCATCTGGAGCTTCTGCCTAA